The genomic stretch tgtgagataataattttaatttaatttaattgtgtgattatgtgttaattaattgtttaattgaCCAAACCCAAAATATATTACGCAATTCAGTGGAAAAATAAAAGATAGTCAAAATGGTGAAAAATTGGTCCATAAGGAACCCTGCACGCGCCATAAATCAGACCTccccaaatatatatttttaaattttttttttgccagaaaacgacgtgtcgttttaatgaaacgacgtgtcgttttgAATAAAAACGACGAAACTTCCTGAGCCAAACGATGCGTCATTTTCTGGTGAAAAGACCAAACGACAAGTCGTATGGACTCGTCTCTCTCACTCGTTTTGTTCCCGCAGGTCACGATTCAGGTCCTCTCGACCTGGATTTTAGTCTGGCTATTTTCGGGCTTTCCGATCACCCATTTCGCTGGTGACTAAAGGGCTTTTCATCCCCGacccatttccaatctcaaaacAGCCAATAAATGCCGAGAGAACTCCATCTCAGATCAAAATATGCAAGCCATTTTCATGCTTTAAAAAACGAGATTTCTCTCATCCTTGCTTGTAATGATACACCAAAATACTTTTACCCAATTTGTTTCAATAACCCAAGAATAATAGACCCGAAAAACGTccgaaaaaattcaaaattaaattttttgCATATGGGTCTCTCACAAAACTGTGGGTATGGAAAAATTTggagaaaaatagaaaaaaaaaaattaaatagatttAAGCCTTAAAATCAGATgacctagctctgataccaattgttgaaaATTAAATAAGCATCAAACAATAATCAAGAATTGATCAAACATGTTCATGCTCAATATTGCACAATGAAATCATCTTATTTAAGGCATCAAACATAATAGGAAAAAGAAGTTTTACATACATTTGTGATCAAGTCTATGAACCATCATTCTCCATGATAATGCTTATCACATTTCACCCACCTACACATCAAAAATCAAATGGGTGCTTGGGGTGTAGATGAACACTACTCTCTCATTTTTCCTCTTAAGATACCCATTGTCCACACACCCTTTATAAAAGGGTGTAACCCCTTTTATAAACTATAATGGGCTTATTGGGCCTAGATACCAAATGTGAGGATTAGTTGCCTTGGCCCAATGGGCTGGCCTAAAGACATTGAGAGCGTGTCCATGGGCCCTGAGTGTGTTAGTACGTTATGTCTATCCCATTATATGGCCCGATGGTAATAGCATACAATACCGATTATATAGTTATCCTTACATGTTAATCACGACACTGCCTGAACAATGTGTAATTATGCcagtccatataaaatattctaacatcaATATAATCAAATGTTTACTGtgttaaacttatttattattgaTAGCGAGGGACAAGATAATTAAGTACGTTTTCTTTCATGTATATGAGAAAGAAGGCAAGGCGTTAATCAACTAGTAACATAGGTCTTTAacatttaatttttgtttattttgtttacAGAAATAATTGATCATCGTGTCAAATTGAGGCTGAAATCCCAGAGTTTCTTTGCCAAGTCCTGGTCTCTGCCCTTGGTGCTTGCCTTGGAAATATTACTGTCTTCGAAATATTCACCGCTTACTCCCTTCACTTGTGGGTTCAACGCCACATAGCACGTTGTTGCAGCCCCCTAAAGTAATAGCACAATATAACAAAAATTAGGAAGAAATTACTTTTTATAAAAAGACAATTTTCCATTGAAATGTAGTTTACCTGGTGGACATTTTTTAGTACAAGTCTACCCACTATATTAACAAGACCTGGATGAAATGGCAATATTAGCTATAAATTCTATAATTTTGCATCAAAGATGAAAAAGTAAACAGTTCATAATTCTTGGAAAGTAAAACAACACCGTTGACGATGCCATTAAAACGGAAAAGATTGGTAACGATTACACCCGGGTGAAGTGAATTTGCAGTTATATTCACATTATCTTCCTGAAAATGAAACGAGAAAATGTTAAAACACTTTGAATAAATGATAGTAATTTACAGTCTCCTTATGAAAATTTTCATGTACCTTTAAACGTCTTGCAAGCTCATTGGCGTGCAAAACATTAGCTAGCTTGGATTGTCCATATGCAGCTATACTACTGTACCTGTACAAAAGTACATATTTACATAAGAAATGCTTCTCCTtaatcaaacaaacatgtaaaaCTAAGTTAAAAGTAATTACAGGATAGTGTTATGTACCCTTGTTTATCGTTAATTTTATCGAAGCGAATTCCTTCAAAATATGGGTACCGGTGAGCCACTGAGGAAACATTTAGTATTCTTCCTTCTTTTTTACTCTCCTTTGCTGTTTTCTTCATAGTCTCCAACAAAAGATTTGTCAACAGAAAATGACCTGAAAAATTAGACAAAATTTGTGACCTCTAATGTTGCCGATTGCCTCATGATCACTTAAGTATACAAATTTAGTTTAGGTACCTAAGTGGTTGGTTGCAAACTGTAGTTCAATTTTGTCTTTTGAAAGCATGAATGGTGTTGCCATAACTCCTGCATTGTTACTTGACAATACAAAAACAACACTACACTCTTCAAACTAAGCATGCTAATAATACTTGAGCCAACATAAAAGGCAAACTTGAAAATGGAGATTTCCACAGCTGCACAAAGTGTAAAGGTATTAATATCTTACATTAAGATGTTCAGAGGACGATTTGATGATTTGAAATCTGATGCAAATTTTCTCACGGATGACAATGAGCTGAGATCCAATTCCATGGCATCAACTTTAGCAGTAGGGATTTCTTTTACTATTGATTCTTTGATATCTTTTCCAGCAGCCATGTTCCTGATTGCCATGATTACATGTACGCCGCGCAATGCAAGAACTCGCGTAGTTTCGGTGCCAATACCACTAGATGCTCCTGAAATGACAGTGCCATAAACCAGTATGAGCAAGCCAGTCAGCAAGACAACATAGTATATATATAAGAGCATATGAGATAATGACATAATTTGATATTTCATTCATATTTCAGCTGAATAAATTGTAGAAGTAGCTAAATGATATCTCTTCTTTTGATGTCTAAATTTTGCACGAAGGGAGGTTATTTTGGCTCTTTGAAAGCATATGGCAAAAATTGTTAGATTGGAGGAGCTAATATGTACTAAACTATAAATTTTGAGGGTGAACTACCATAAATTTTGTGTGTGTGCTTGTTAGTAATCTATTTTTTTGCTCGGTCATAAAATATTAGGGAGTTATTAACTGGTAAACCCCAGAGGCACTGACATTAGAGTGAGGGAAACTAGCTGAAACTACTTTTGGAGATGACACTAAGCAGAAACAAATCAATTGAACATGTTACATTTCAATTGATTCAATCTACAATATAGATTATGGAACGTATGTTCAACCTTGAAAAAGTCATACATATTTTTATAAAACAGAACAAAAGCTGAAAATTATAAGAAGAATTTAACTACAGATGAAATCTCCACTATTCACATGAGAACTTGTAAAAAATACCCATATATATGTCCAAGTAGGTAGCTCAAATATTCGGGCATGTGGTTTGGAACTTTCCTATATAAGTAAAGCAACCACTCCACACAGTCATATACACTACTCTTGAAAAAAATTCCACCATCTATAAAGGAACCACAATTCCATATGTCTCTTCAAGTAAAATATGATCTGTTTAATAAAGGGTAGTGAATAGTGATTGATAGAATACTTGAGA from Humulus lupulus chromosome 5, drHumLupu1.1, whole genome shotgun sequence encodes the following:
- the LOC133834701 gene encoding short-chain dehydrogenase TIC 32, chloroplastic-like isoform X2, whose translation is MWPFSRKGPSGFSSSSTAEEVTQRIDGTGLTAIITGASSGIGTETTRVLALRGVHVIMAIRNMAAGKDIKESIVKEIPTAKVDAMELDLSSLSSVRKFASDFKSSNRPLNILINNAGVMATPFMLSKDKIELQFATNHLGHFLLTNLLLETMKKTAKESKKEGRILNVSSVAHRYPYFEGIRFDKINDKQGYSSIAAYGQSKLANVLHANELARRLKEDNVNITANSLHPGVIVTNLFRFNGIVNGLVNIVGRLVLKNVHQGAATTCYVALNPQVKGVSGEYFEDSNISKASTKGRDQDLAKKLWDFSLNLTR
- the LOC133834701 gene encoding short-chain dehydrogenase TIC 32, chloroplastic-like isoform X1; amino-acid sequence: MWPFSRKGPSGFSSSSTAEEVTQRIDGTGLTAIITGASSGIGTETTRVLALRGVHVIMAIRNMAAGKDIKESIVKEIPTAKVDAMELDLSSLSSVRKFASDFKSSNRPLNILIVVFVLSSNNAGVMATPFMLSKDKIELQFATNHLGHFLLTNLLLETMKKTAKESKKEGRILNVSSVAHRYPYFEGIRFDKINDKQGYSSIAAYGQSKLANVLHANELARRLKEDNVNITANSLHPGVIVTNLFRFNGIVNGLVNIVGRLVLKNVHQGAATTCYVALNPQVKGVSGEYFEDSNISKASTKGRDQDLAKKLWDFSLNLTR